The proteins below come from a single Elusimicrobiaceae bacterium genomic window:
- a CDS encoding SDR family NAD(P)-dependent oxidoreductase: protein MNNKTKEPIAIVGIGAIMPGALSKDEFWNNIQSGKYCITEVPKSYWDPALFYSPDHKAEDKLYSTIGGFIPQEFKFNSIQYRIPPQIAKQMDTVQCLAIETTRMALEDSGYDKKEFDRNRCAVIVGNSLGGMKNEKSNTRLNKPFFYEILKETQVYKSLTPQAEKQMMAEMDESFRQKYTPITEDTMPGELPNVIAGRLANVFDVHGTNFTVDAACATSLAAVDQAVNGLREGNFDMAIVGGVDQMMSPSAYIKFCKIGALSEKGSCPFDAKADGFVMAEGAGTVILKRLSDAVKDGDKVYAVIRAVGASSDGKGKGITAPNPKGQKIAVEKTFEQLDYTPGDVGLVEAHGTSTRVGDAVELNALYEIFSPYAKPGTIGLGSVKSQIGHAKAAAGIASLIKTSMALYNKVLPPSVNFETPNPTVDWATSPFRVITKAEEWTTDKVRRANVSAFGFGGTNFHVALEEMNDGLLKKETETKVCCEKISTPVVEEKSVMNSNNYELRVPGEKIQGDVLTFSAPTKQELFNELGKAVLAIKYDPTYLPSISYQNHIQKPQKFAVSINVESPEKLKDKIEFFIKIASGQDVWSQDSLYLKMKGIYPFTPSEIKPKVCFMFPGQGSQYVDMMKDLASKYKVVQDTFDEADRHLMNISGQNLTDTLWSKAGETKEQIAAREEAIRKTEMTQPAMLTADIAMMRLLSSFGIKPDVVMGHSLGEYAAAVAAGIFDFENGLKAVCTRGKVMSEIRVEDNGKMASVAAPAEQVAPELKRINGYVAVANKNCPTQTVIAGASKAVDDAIVMFTNMGIQAVQIPVSHAFHSEIIRPAMPQYRAFLDTLEFHSPKMPITTNVTAEFYPNDPEKIKDLMVTQIAHSVEWIKQLKTTYESGVRLFVECGPKRVLSALATNTLSDKKDIRVLASNHPKKGGITEFNDLFANLISSGIAIDWTGTDMAGNNSCYNPAFAKWVNPATTVSIEKVQTPAQTPVEEKPCQTQAKDAVCYHKDIVISGISAGGPGSWDKVFREGILDEILSGRNMIESVSPEIQQQQIDKHVEFVVKSPDGNHRFERLTSPTQAIKLAAKGGAFDLEKEFGLPAKWVRSMDRSFQLAIAAGILALKDAGIPLVLYYKPTSTGGYLPDRWGLPADMIDETGVIFTSAFPVANSMMGDLTKRVSGLLNNKTAKEVRAFCDKFIAQISDPALKAEIENWYNENFKDKEVEPQAFTSEFILKTIAIAHSHFCQWIRARGPATAMSAACASTAQAIAIAQDWIKLGRCKRVIVISADDISNDNVAEWILTAFLASGAATTEAEVAKAALPFDRRRNGMIVGMGAVSLVVEEEAEVIKRGMKPLAKLLNAEIANSGFHVTRIDVNHMAQVMDRLVATAEKEYGLNRSDIAKQLVFISHETYTPARGGSASAEAYALKSTFGADVGSVIVSNTKGFTGHSMGAGLEDAIAVRCLNTGLVPPIANFQEADPELAGINLSKGGHYDFKYALHLAAGFGSQVGMTLLERSWQVGQDRISDAAQHQSWLKEISGQEDPVLEVVQNTLRIKDNYKHGVKPALVMEGSQAFVDKVKPAKAVASVAQEPAEQAAPVQAVAEQAPVVTAPEVAPAAVVEPVAVLPSLTEEDVTKEILNIVSEKTGYPEDMLDLDLDMEADLGIDTVKQAELFAIMREKYQIARQEGVQLKDYPTIRSIIKYALANAGQSAEQVPAEQAAPVQAVAEQTPVVTAPEVAPAAVVEPVQAPVAEVAPAAKAVVALDEATVTKEVVSMVAEKTGYPEDMLDLDLDMEADLGIDTVKQAELFAAMREHYAVAQQDGIQLKDYPTIRHCIKFVLSSTAVNQSSVAEETSAVTEAPVEPTLAQSAVTEEENALPVIKVTKLADAVPAADQVNKPSEEMLTTNPTGEIKENTSLAERPEREGYAGEHCHEKKLRSVTVVAPAPLTERVNRHLSKDRTVLIFADNSQLIKAYQEEFKELGVKTHVFTTLKTRSKNTTIVNWESYEETEAALKEYASEDPNIQGIVYLLGASVKKFDKKVSTHGELTKYVMPLFIALRVFERAMSNRTDADTFFVVNTKIDGNFGYTTKDEFNPITGALCGGMTCFRKDVYERTGALGKLLDFENTATPDEMAQKTMEEVLHGDMRLMVGTRGGERSTILSVPVRLDRSVKRFDLAGKTVIFTGAGRGIGAMLSQKLAAQYKSKIIVLDIIEIQEKTPLWASMNEAELAALKKQMWEELKADTTQKATPVLLERAFGKVKDSITLYNNLQKLRELGSEVEYYHCDVLNSSMVKEVCTKIKARNGRVDGLIHFAGLERSKLIYDKDPAEYYRIFDVKASSFVTFLENNIVRNGGFFAFASSIAGKYGNLGQSDYASANDYLAKSALSLSNQGYRAISVAMSAYKNVGMGVRAGVETFLRSNGVDFVDPEDGMQIFLDEIVYGDVPEIVLTGSLGLLDWDHQLRLDMDEIVPQGGNNTPESDDSDKGNGGPSAPVKSEETPAAIQPDPSKANHFLSKVVSQTDQEIHTEKEFNLESDPYLADHAIEGTPYVPGVMGIETFVETATALSGQVPQGLKDVHFFLPIKLLRNRPQAVRVIGKNENGEISMEIESDFINSKGIKMGNTRRHFTAKSLASGFVSTWKEVKDQIQLDTLALPQISKEEIYKKYFHGPSFQVLGGILKADKESSLALYNTTPRPQWSDAEKTLLANPMLIEAAFQCCGFRDMAIENKMTLPDGIKEIAVFHREVPPQKLYLYGRFKGLTADGKTLHDAYVFDEQGNVWVEIHGYQAIGQ from the coding sequence ATGAACAATAAAACCAAAGAGCCTATTGCTATCGTCGGCATTGGCGCCATCATGCCCGGAGCTTTAAGTAAAGACGAGTTCTGGAACAACATTCAATCTGGTAAATATTGCATTACAGAAGTACCTAAATCTTATTGGGATCCTGCTCTTTTTTACAGCCCCGATCATAAAGCCGAAGATAAACTTTATTCCACCATCGGCGGATTTATTCCTCAAGAATTTAAATTTAACTCCATTCAATACCGCATTCCACCTCAAATTGCCAAGCAAATGGATACGGTACAATGCTTAGCCATTGAAACCACCCGCATGGCTTTGGAAGATAGCGGTTATGATAAAAAAGAATTTGATCGCAACCGTTGTGCCGTTATCGTGGGGAACTCTTTAGGCGGTATGAAAAATGAAAAATCCAATACTCGCTTAAACAAGCCGTTCTTTTATGAAATTTTAAAAGAAACCCAAGTTTACAAATCTCTTACACCGCAAGCCGAAAAGCAGATGATGGCGGAAATGGACGAAAGTTTCCGTCAGAAATACACGCCGATTACCGAAGATACTATGCCGGGAGAATTACCCAATGTTATCGCCGGTCGTTTGGCCAATGTATTTGACGTGCACGGTACCAACTTTACCGTAGATGCTGCTTGTGCCACTTCGTTGGCTGCGGTGGATCAGGCCGTTAACGGTTTGCGCGAAGGTAATTTTGATATGGCCATTGTGGGTGGTGTAGATCAGATGATGTCTCCCTCTGCTTACATCAAATTCTGCAAAATCGGTGCCTTATCAGAAAAAGGTTCGTGTCCCTTTGATGCCAAAGCCGATGGCTTTGTAATGGCTGAAGGTGCCGGTACGGTGATTTTAAAACGCTTGAGCGATGCGGTAAAAGATGGCGACAAAGTATACGCCGTTATTCGTGCCGTAGGTGCTTCTTCTGACGGAAAAGGTAAAGGTATTACCGCTCCGAACCCGAAAGGGCAAAAAATTGCCGTCGAAAAAACCTTTGAACAGTTAGATTATACTCCGGGTGACGTGGGCCTGGTGGAAGCGCATGGTACCAGCACTCGCGTAGGCGATGCGGTGGAATTAAATGCATTGTATGAAATTTTCTCCCCGTATGCTAAACCGGGCACCATCGGTTTGGGCAGTGTAAAAAGCCAAATCGGTCATGCCAAAGCCGCTGCCGGTATTGCTTCTTTAATCAAGACTTCTATGGCCTTATATAATAAGGTACTGCCTCCTTCTGTAAATTTTGAAACCCCGAATCCGACGGTAGATTGGGCCACCAGCCCTTTCCGCGTGATTACCAAGGCCGAAGAATGGACCACCGATAAAGTGCGCCGTGCCAACGTATCCGCTTTTGGCTTCGGAGGTACTAACTTCCACGTTGCGTTGGAAGAAATGAATGACGGACTTTTGAAAAAGGAAACCGAAACCAAAGTCTGCTGTGAAAAAATTTCTACCCCCGTTGTTGAGGAGAAATCTGTAATGAATAGCAACAATTATGAGCTGCGTGTTCCGGGAGAAAAAATACAAGGTGATGTTTTGACTTTCTCTGCCCCGACCAAGCAGGAGTTGTTTAATGAATTGGGCAAAGCCGTTTTGGCCATTAAATATGACCCGACTTATTTACCCTCAATTTCCTATCAAAATCATATTCAAAAACCGCAAAAATTTGCTGTTTCCATCAATGTGGAATCGCCGGAAAAATTGAAAGATAAAATTGAATTTTTCATCAAAATTGCCAGCGGTCAAGACGTATGGAGTCAAGATTCCTTATATTTGAAAATGAAAGGAATTTATCCGTTTACTCCTAGTGAAATCAAACCGAAAGTTTGTTTTATGTTTCCGGGACAGGGCTCTCAATATGTAGATATGATGAAAGATTTGGCCTCTAAATATAAAGTGGTGCAAGATACTTTTGACGAGGCTGACCGCCATTTGATGAATATTTCCGGTCAAAATTTAACCGATACTTTGTGGAGTAAAGCTGGCGAAACCAAAGAGCAAATTGCCGCGCGTGAAGAAGCTATTCGCAAAACGGAAATGACGCAGCCTGCCATGTTGACGGCGGATATTGCCATGATGCGCTTGTTGTCTTCCTTCGGTATAAAACCCGATGTGGTAATGGGGCATAGTTTGGGTGAATATGCCGCTGCAGTAGCTGCCGGTATTTTTGATTTTGAAAATGGTTTAAAAGCTGTTTGTACACGCGGTAAAGTGATGTCCGAAATCCGCGTTGAAGATAATGGTAAGATGGCCTCTGTGGCTGCTCCGGCTGAACAGGTGGCTCCGGAACTTAAACGTATTAACGGTTATGTAGCCGTAGCCAATAAAAACTGCCCGACTCAAACCGTTATTGCCGGTGCCAGCAAGGCCGTTGATGATGCTATTGTTATGTTTACCAATATGGGCATTCAAGCGGTACAGATCCCTGTTTCCCATGCGTTCCATTCCGAAATTATCCGCCCTGCCATGCCGCAGTATCGTGCCTTCTTGGATACGTTAGAGTTCCACTCTCCCAAAATGCCGATTACCACGAACGTGACGGCGGAATTCTATCCCAATGATCCGGAAAAAATTAAGGATTTGATGGTGACGCAAATTGCTCATTCCGTAGAATGGATTAAACAACTCAAAACCACTTATGAATCCGGCGTTCGCTTGTTTGTGGAATGTGGTCCCAAACGCGTGCTTAGTGCTTTAGCCACCAACACCTTATCTGATAAAAAAGATATTCGTGTATTGGCTTCCAACCACCCGAAAAAGGGCGGTATTACAGAATTCAACGATTTGTTTGCTAATTTGATTTCCTCCGGCATTGCTATTGATTGGACCGGTACGGATATGGCAGGCAACAATTCTTGCTATAACCCGGCCTTTGCTAAATGGGTGAACCCTGCCACCACTGTATCAATTGAAAAAGTGCAAACTCCGGCGCAAACTCCTGTCGAGGAAAAACCTTGCCAGACACAAGCCAAAGACGCTGTCTGTTATCATAAAGATATTGTTATCAGCGGTATTTCTGCGGGTGGTCCCGGTAGTTGGGATAAAGTATTTCGTGAAGGAATCTTAGACGAAATTTTATCCGGTCGCAATATGATTGAGTCCGTCAGCCCGGAAATTCAACAACAACAAATTGATAAACATGTAGAGTTTGTTGTTAAATCACCAGACGGTAATCATCGTTTTGAACGCTTAACTTCTCCGACTCAGGCCATTAAATTAGCTGCCAAAGGCGGTGCTTTTGACCTGGAAAAAGAATTTGGTTTACCTGCCAAATGGGTGCGCTCTATGGATCGCAGTTTCCAATTGGCTATTGCTGCGGGTATTTTGGCTTTGAAAGATGCCGGCATTCCGTTGGTACTCTATTACAAACCTACCTCTACGGGCGGTTATTTGCCGGATCGTTGGGGCTTGCCGGCGGACATGATTGATGAAACGGGTGTAATTTTTACCTCCGCATTCCCCGTAGCCAATAGTATGATGGGGGATTTGACCAAACGGGTGTCGGGTCTGCTCAACAATAAAACGGCCAAAGAAGTTCGCGCTTTCTGTGATAAATTTATTGCCCAAATTTCTGACCCTGCTTTAAAAGCGGAGATTGAAAATTGGTATAACGAAAACTTTAAAGACAAGGAAGTAGAACCGCAAGCCTTTACTTCTGAATTTATCTTGAAAACCATTGCGATTGCTCACTCTCATTTCTGTCAATGGATTCGCGCTCGCGGACCAGCTACGGCAATGAGTGCTGCTTGTGCCTCTACTGCTCAAGCCATTGCAATTGCTCAAGACTGGATTAAGTTGGGCCGTTGTAAACGTGTGATTGTCATCAGTGCCGATGATATCAGCAATGATAATGTGGCTGAATGGATTTTGACGGCCTTCCTCGCCTCCGGTGCTGCTACAACCGAAGCCGAAGTGGCCAAAGCCGCTTTGCCGTTTGATCGTCGCCGCAATGGAATGATTGTAGGTATGGGTGCGGTATCTTTGGTGGTAGAAGAAGAAGCAGAAGTTATTAAACGCGGTATGAAGCCACTGGCCAAATTGTTAAATGCAGAAATTGCCAATAGCGGTTTCCATGTGACTCGTATCGACGTAAACCACATGGCTCAAGTCATGGACCGTTTGGTAGCTACGGCTGAAAAAGAATATGGCTTAAACCGCTCTGATATCGCTAAACAATTAGTATTTATTTCTCATGAAACCTATACTCCTGCTCGTGGCGGTTCTGCCAGCGCGGAAGCTTATGCGTTAAAGAGCACTTTTGGTGCGGACGTGGGTAGCGTTATCGTCAGCAATACCAAAGGTTTTACCGGTCACTCTATGGGCGCCGGCTTGGAAGATGCTATCGCCGTACGTTGCTTAAATACGGGCCTTGTACCGCCGATTGCCAATTTCCAAGAAGCTGACCCCGAACTTGCCGGAATTAATTTAAGCAAGGGTGGTCATTATGATTTTAAATATGCCTTGCACTTGGCGGCCGGATTTGGCTCTCAAGTAGGTATGACCTTGTTGGAAAGATCTTGGCAAGTGGGACAGGATCGTATCTCCGATGCCGCGCAGCATCAATCTTGGCTGAAAGAAATTTCCGGACAAGAAGATCCTGTATTGGAAGTAGTACAAAATACCTTGCGCATTAAAGATAACTATAAACACGGTGTCAAACCGGCTTTAGTGATGGAAGGATCCCAAGCTTTTGTAGATAAAGTAAAGCCGGCCAAAGCTGTTGCTTCTGTAGCGCAAGAGCCTGCGGAGCAAGCCGCCCCTGTACAAGCGGTAGCGGAGCAAGCCCCTGTGGTGACTGCTCCTGAAGTTGCCCCTGCTGCGGTGGTAGAACCTGTGGCAGTCTTACCGAGCCTGACAGAAGAAGACGTGACAAAAGAAATTTTGAACATCGTCTCCGAAAAGACAGGGTATCCGGAAGACATGTTGGACTTAGATTTAGACATGGAAGCGGATTTAGGTATAGATACGGTTAAGCAAGCAGAATTGTTTGCGATTATGCGTGAGAAATACCAAATTGCCCGTCAAGAAGGCGTGCAATTAAAAGATTATCCGACGATTCGCTCCATCATTAAATATGCTTTAGCCAATGCCGGTCAAAGCGCCGAGCAAGTGCCTGCGGAGCAAGCCGCCCCTGTACAAGCGGTAGCGGAACAAACCCCTGTGGTGACTGCTCCTGAAGTAGCCCCTGCTGCGGTAGTGGAGCCTGTACAAGCCCCTGTGGCGGAAGTAGCCCCTGCTGCTAAAGCCGTAGTTGCTTTAGATGAAGCTACAGTGACGAAAGAAGTAGTGTCAATGGTGGCTGAAAAGACAGGGTATCCGGAAGACATGTTGGACTTAGATTTAGACATGGAAGCGGATTTGGGTATAGATACAGTTAAGCAAGCAGAATTGTTTGCTGCTATGCGCGAACACTATGCCGTCGCGCAACAAGACGGTATCCAATTAAAAGATTATCCGACCATTCGCCATTGTATTAAGTTTGTATTAAGCAGTACGGCAGTCAACCAATCTTCCGTAGCGGAAGAAACGTCTGCGGTGACGGAAGCTCCCGTTGAGCCGACGCTTGCTCAATCTGCGGTGACGGAAGAAGAAAATGCTTTGCCTGTTATCAAAGTCACCAAATTAGCCGATGCCGTACCGGCGGCTGATCAGGTGAACAAACCTTCTGAAGAAATGTTGACCACCAATCCGACAGGTGAAATTAAGGAGAACACTTCTTTGGCCGAACGTCCGGAACGGGAAGGATATGCCGGAGAACACTGCCACGAAAAGAAACTGCGCAGTGTGACGGTGGTGGCCCCTGCTCCGTTGACAGAACGTGTCAATCGACATCTGTCTAAAGATCGTACCGTACTCATTTTTGCAGATAATTCTCAGCTGATTAAGGCTTATCAAGAAGAATTTAAGGAATTAGGGGTTAAAACGCACGTATTTACCACCCTTAAGACCCGCAGCAAAAACACGACGATTGTAAATTGGGAATCTTATGAAGAAACGGAAGCAGCGTTGAAAGAATATGCTTCCGAAGATCCGAACATTCAAGGTATTGTATATTTGTTGGGTGCCAGCGTGAAAAAATTTGACAAAAAAGTTAGCACGCATGGTGAACTGACTAAGTATGTCATGCCTTTGTTTATTGCTTTGCGTGTTTTTGAACGTGCGATGAGCAACCGTACCGATGCCGATACCTTCTTTGTGGTAAATACCAAAATTGACGGCAACTTCGGCTACACCACCAAAGATGAGTTTAATCCGATTACCGGTGCTTTGTGTGGAGGGATGACCTGTTTCCGCAAAGACGTTTACGAACGTACGGGTGCTTTGGGTAAACTCTTAGATTTTGAAAATACGGCTACCCCCGATGAAATGGCGCAAAAAACGATGGAAGAAGTATTACATGGAGATATGCGCTTGATGGTGGGTACTCGCGGTGGAGAACGCAGCACTATTTTATCAGTGCCGGTGCGCTTGGACCGCAGCGTAAAACGCTTTGACTTAGCTGGCAAAACAGTAATCTTTACCGGTGCCGGACGCGGAATCGGAGCGATGTTGAGTCAAAAATTGGCCGCTCAGTACAAGAGCAAAATTATTGTCTTGGATATTATTGAAATCCAAGAGAAAACGCCTCTTTGGGCTTCTATGAATGAGGCAGAACTGGCCGCATTGAAGAAGCAAATGTGGGAAGAATTAAAAGCCGATACGACTCAAAAAGCAACACCTGTTTTGTTGGAACGTGCTTTTGGTAAAGTGAAAGATTCCATTACCTTATACAATAACTTGCAGAAATTGCGTGAGTTGGGAAGCGAAGTGGAATATTACCATTGTGACGTGTTGAACAGCTCTATGGTTAAAGAAGTCTGCACCAAAATCAAAGCCAGAAATGGCCGCGTGGACGGACTGATTCACTTTGCCGGTTTGGAACGCTCTAAACTGATTTATGACAAAGATCCGGCCGAATATTACCGCATCTTTGACGTAAAAGCCAGCAGCTTTGTGACGTTCTTGGAAAATAATATCGTTCGTAATGGCGGCTTCTTTGCTTTTGCATCTTCTATCGCCGGTAAATACGGCAATTTGGGACAAAGCGATTATGCCTCTGCCAATGATTACTTGGCCAAGTCCGCACTTTCTTTGAGCAATCAGGGCTATCGTGCTATTTCTGTGGCGATGAGTGCTTATAAGAATGTCGGTATGGGTGTAAGAGCCGGTGTGGAAACGTTCTTGCGTTCCAACGGAGTGGATTTTGTAGATCCCGAAGACGGTATGCAAATTTTCTTAGATGAAATTGTATACGGAGATGTGCCTGAAATTGTATTGACGGGCTCTTTGGGCCTGTTGGATTGGGACCATCAACTTCGCTTGGATATGGACGAAATCGTGCCTCAGGGGGGAAATAATACCCCTGAGTCTGACGATTCCGATAAAGGAAACGGTGGTCCTTCCGCTCCGGTAAAGAGCGAAGAAACGCCTGCTGCTATTCAACCGGATCCTAGCAAGGCCAATCATTTTTTGAGCAAGGTCGTTTCTCAAACCGATCAAGAGATTCATACGGAAAAAGAATTTAATTTAGAATCGGACCCTTATTTGGCTGATCACGCCATAGAAGGTA